In Horticoccus luteus, the following proteins share a genomic window:
- a CDS encoding RluA family pseudouridine synthase produces MKELGESFRAGLPLGRNVMLLHVDENGVAAFNKPAGVLSHPNTREDEPRSLLTAHYDFDGEFFQWDDGGVERRLWLLNRLDSATSGVILAAADETLAKEIRAEFKRRRIRKVYRAVVFGAPAIPAQFWRDTLTVERRGGMIRTGAGHIPCETQMSLVRRGVPGPAQRSLLKLEPHTGRSHQLRVQCAKRHLPIVGDATYGDFRGNREFARAMGTKRLFLHSEETIFRYEWKGRTWDFAARAPLPAEFEKAL; encoded by the coding sequence GTGAAGGAGCTCGGCGAGAGCTTCCGGGCGGGACTGCCGCTGGGGCGGAACGTGATGCTGCTGCACGTGGACGAAAACGGCGTGGCGGCGTTTAACAAGCCGGCGGGCGTGCTGTCGCATCCGAACACGCGGGAAGACGAACCGCGCTCGTTGCTGACGGCGCACTATGATTTCGACGGCGAGTTTTTCCAATGGGACGACGGCGGAGTTGAGCGGCGGTTGTGGCTGCTGAACCGGCTCGATTCGGCAACGTCAGGCGTGATTCTGGCCGCGGCGGATGAAACGCTGGCGAAGGAGATTCGCGCGGAGTTCAAGCGGCGGCGGATCCGCAAAGTTTACCGCGCGGTCGTGTTTGGCGCGCCAGCGATTCCCGCCCAGTTCTGGCGCGACACCCTCACGGTGGAACGGCGCGGCGGCATGATCCGCACGGGCGCGGGTCACATTCCGTGCGAGACGCAAATGTCGCTCGTGCGGCGCGGCGTGCCGGGTCCGGCGCAGCGTTCGCTGTTGAAGCTGGAGCCGCACACCGGGCGGAGTCACCAGTTGCGCGTGCAGTGCGCGAAGCGCCATCTGCCGATCGTGGGCGACGCCACGTATGGCGACTTTCGCGGCAACCGGGAGTTCGCGCGGGCGATGGGCACGAAGCGGTTGTTTCTGCATTCGGAGGAGACGATTTTTCGCTACGAATGGAAAGGGCGGACGTGGGATTTCGCGGCGCGGGCGCCGCTGCCGGCGGAATTTGAGAAGGCGTTGTGA
- a CDS encoding 3-deoxy-D-arabino-heptulosonate 7-phosphate synthase, with protein MILPKSHRLTPEQVAEITAIAGEFGCKIQPIIGAVRTIYAIVGDERDELMINRLEGLDYVERIDRIQSPFKLMDRRSDLASHRIKIGGVTLGEELLVVAGQCTIDPKNPNFFYETAAAVKEAGAHVLRGGVWKPRTNPYSFQGDVKSLDILMEASRRTGLPVDAEVMEEEHIGVALAAGVNMLQVGARNALNYSLLRAIGKAVAERDTVVLLKRGLHMGPLNEFISAAEYIAAFGNPNILLCPRGTAPTLDGYRNHPDESITPLLKEKTWAPVVVDPSHSVGKASYVPACALAAVAYGADGLCIEAHVSPNQGIGDDPKQAVTPDVLKQIIGQARQLWTLRRTGGKGEKA; from the coding sequence ATGATTCTGCCTAAATCCCACCGCCTGACACCGGAGCAAGTCGCCGAGATCACCGCCATTGCGGGTGAATTCGGGTGCAAGATTCAGCCGATAATCGGCGCGGTGCGGACGATCTACGCGATTGTCGGCGATGAGCGGGATGAGTTGATGATCAACCGGCTGGAGGGGCTGGACTACGTGGAGCGCATCGACCGCATCCAGTCGCCCTTCAAGTTGATGGACCGGCGTTCAGATCTGGCGAGTCACCGGATCAAGATCGGTGGCGTGACGCTCGGTGAGGAACTCCTTGTCGTCGCCGGGCAATGCACGATCGATCCGAAGAATCCCAATTTCTTCTACGAGACGGCGGCGGCGGTGAAAGAGGCGGGCGCGCACGTGCTCCGCGGCGGCGTGTGGAAGCCGCGCACGAATCCGTATTCGTTTCAGGGCGATGTGAAGTCGCTGGATATTCTGATGGAAGCCTCGCGGCGCACGGGGCTGCCGGTCGACGCGGAAGTCATGGAAGAGGAGCACATCGGCGTGGCGCTCGCGGCGGGCGTCAACATGCTGCAAGTGGGCGCGCGGAACGCGTTGAATTATTCGTTGCTGCGCGCGATCGGGAAAGCGGTGGCCGAGCGCGACACCGTGGTGCTGCTGAAGCGCGGACTGCACATGGGGCCGCTGAACGAGTTCATCTCGGCGGCGGAATATATCGCGGCATTTGGCAATCCGAACATTCTGCTGTGTCCGCGCGGCACGGCGCCGACGCTGGATGGCTATCGCAACCATCCTGACGAAAGCATCACGCCACTGTTGAAAGAAAAGACCTGGGCGCCGGTGGTCGTCGATCCGTCGCACTCCGTGGGCAAAGCGAGCTACGTGCCGGCGTGCGCGCTGGCCGCGGTCGCTTACGGGGCGGACGGACTTTGCATCGAGGCGCACGTGAGCCCGAATCAAGGGATCGGCGACGATCCGAAACAGGCGGTGACGCCGGACGTGTTGAAACAAATCATCGGGCAGGCAAGGCAACTCTGGACGCTGCGGCGGACGGGAGGGAAAGGGGAGAAAGCTTGA